One segment of Bradyrhizobium sp. CB2312 DNA contains the following:
- a CDS encoding tlde1 domain-containing protein, whose protein sequence is MTTQNVLGAAVIGCVVLAGWTVYNTIFAASVYPSVGSAGYDEPVIKRAPKVALREAGDAIKEAFALLPDRLQVAAPISREMFNERFAAAATQGVESNAASAAPATKVAEAPKQSVIAKVAEALKPAAPAKTVDAAKGKRAPDAQMQLASADPAEIVPAPEAKPKSFADRAKAAVMSITGPRQSMVDKLWGKREPSGGLLAYASADASVTASIAPKEQNPMLGGAPPYERDTAVYDITAKMVYLPDGTKLEAHSGLGSNLDDPRSSKVRMRGVTPPHIYTLKPREALFHGVPALRLTPIGGESAIYGRDGLLAHTFMLGPNGDSNGCVSFKDYYAFLDAYRNKGIRKLAVLARVD, encoded by the coding sequence ATGACCACCCAAAACGTGCTTGGCGCGGCTGTGATCGGCTGCGTCGTGCTTGCCGGCTGGACCGTCTACAACACTATCTTCGCCGCCAGCGTCTACCCGTCCGTCGGCAGCGCCGGTTACGACGAGCCCGTGATCAAGCGCGCGCCCAAGGTCGCGCTGCGCGAGGCGGGCGATGCCATCAAGGAAGCTTTTGCGCTGCTGCCCGATCGCTTGCAGGTCGCAGCCCCGATCTCGCGCGAGATGTTCAACGAGCGCTTCGCCGCGGCTGCCACGCAGGGCGTGGAGTCGAATGCGGCCAGCGCCGCGCCTGCGACCAAGGTTGCCGAGGCCCCGAAGCAGAGCGTGATCGCGAAGGTCGCCGAGGCGCTGAAGCCTGCGGCCCCGGCCAAAACCGTGGATGCCGCGAAGGGCAAGCGCGCACCGGATGCGCAGATGCAGCTGGCTTCGGCTGATCCGGCGGAGATCGTGCCGGCGCCCGAGGCCAAGCCCAAATCGTTCGCCGACCGCGCCAAGGCCGCGGTGATGTCGATCACCGGCCCGCGCCAGTCGATGGTGGACAAGCTCTGGGGCAAGCGTGAGCCGTCCGGCGGCCTGCTCGCCTATGCCTCCGCCGATGCCAGCGTGACCGCGTCCATCGCGCCGAAGGAGCAGAACCCGATGCTCGGCGGCGCGCCGCCCTATGAGCGCGACACCGCTGTCTACGACATCACCGCCAAGATGGTTTACCTGCCCGACGGCACCAAGCTCGAGGCGCATTCGGGCCTCGGCTCCAACCTCGACGATCCGCGCTCCTCGAAGGTCCGCATGCGCGGCGTGACGCCGCCGCACATCTACACGCTGAAGCCGCGCGAGGCGCTGTTCCACGGCGTGCCGGCGCTGCGCCTGACCCCGATCGGTGGCGAGAGCGCGATCTACGGCCGCGACGGCCTGCTCGCGCACACCTTCATGCTCGGGCCGAACGGCGATTCCAACGGCTGCGTGTCGTTCAAGGACTATTACGCGTTCCTCGACGCCTATCGCAACAAGGGCATCCGCAAGCTCGCGGTGCTGGCGCGAGTCGACTAA